Proteins encoded in a region of the Pseudomonas denitrificans (nom. rej.) genome:
- a CDS encoding arginyltransferase, with the protein MTELARLKFYATQPHPCSYLPEEQATTLFLDPSQPMDAQLYASLSEVGFRRSGEHLYRPHCQHCTACIPARIPAAGFQPNRQQKRIIKRNADLEVVRKRPAFTEEYYALYMRYIEQRHADGDMYPPSRDQFATFLVRDLPFSCFFEFRLHGRLLAVAVTDVLPNGLSAVYTFYDPDEERRSLGRFAILWQVAETERLNLHAVYLGYWIKNCRKMNYKTQYRPIELFVNQRWVALN; encoded by the coding sequence ATGACCGAGCTCGCCCGCCTGAAGTTTTACGCCACGCAACCGCATCCATGCAGCTATCTGCCCGAGGAGCAGGCCACCACCCTGTTCCTCGACCCCAGCCAGCCCATGGACGCGCAGTTGTACGCCTCGCTGTCCGAGGTGGGTTTCCGGCGCAGCGGTGAGCATCTCTACCGGCCGCACTGCCAGCACTGCACCGCGTGCATCCCGGCGCGCATTCCGGCCGCCGGCTTCCAACCAAATCGCCAGCAGAAGCGCATCATCAAGCGCAACGCCGACCTGGAAGTTGTCCGCAAGCGTCCCGCCTTCACCGAGGAGTACTACGCTCTCTACATGCGCTACATCGAGCAGCGCCATGCAGACGGCGACATGTACCCACCCAGCCGCGACCAGTTCGCCACCTTCCTGGTGCGTGACTTGCCGTTCAGCTGCTTCTTCGAGTTCCGCCTCCACGGCAGGCTGCTTGCCGTCGCGGTGACTGACGTTCTGCCCAACGGTCTCTCCGCGGTCTACACCTTCTACGACCCGGACGAAGAGCGCCGCAGCCTCGGCCGATTCGCCATCCTCTGGCAGGTCGCCGAGACCGAGCGCCTGAACCTGCACGCCGTCTACCTGGGCTACTGGATCAAGAATTGCCGGAAGATGAACTACAAGACCCAGTACCGCCCGATCGAGCTTTTCGTGAACCAGCGCTGGGTAGCGCTGAACTGA
- the infA gene encoding translation initiation factor IF-1, producing the protein MSKEDSFEMEGTVVDTLPNTMFRVELENGHVVTAHISGKMRKNYIRILTGDKVRVELTPYDLSKGRITYRAR; encoded by the coding sequence ATGTCGAAAGAAGACAGCTTCGAAATGGAAGGCACTGTCGTCGACACCCTGCCCAACACCATGTTCCGCGTGGAGTTGGAGAACGGGCACGTCGTTACCGCGCACATCTCCGGGAAGATGCGCAAGAACTACATCCGCATCCTGACCGGCGACAAAGTTCGCGTTGAACTGACGCCCTACGACCTGTCCAAGGGTCGCATCACCTACCGCGCTCGCTGA